CTCGACGATCTCCGGGAGTCGGGCGCGGAGGTCGTCGACGCCCGGTTCGTCGACGACGGCGACCTGCTCACCGCGGGCGGCGTCACCTCGGGCATCGACCTCTCGCTGCATCTGGTCGAACGCGAGGCGGGGGCGGAGATCGCAGACCGCGTCGCCACCGAACTGGAGTACGAGCGTCGAGAGACGCCGTACCAGGGGTGATCGACGCCCGGAGAATCAGTCTGTCGACGGGAGAGACACCTCTCGAAGAGAGTCTCCGCTAGTGTCAAAAGACGGTACGTTTAATCGCCTCTTCGTTGAGCATTCCCACGGAATGGCAACTTACGAACTTCCCGACCTCCCGTACGACTACGACGCGCTCGAACCGTCTATCGACGCGCGAATCATGGAACTGCACCACGACAAGCACCACCAGGGCTACGTCGACGGCGCGAACGCGGCGCTCGACAAACTGGAGCAGATGCGCGAGAACGGCGACTACGGCGACATCAAGGGCGTCGAGCGCAACCTCGCGTTCAACCTCTCGGGCCACGTCAACCACACCGTCTTCTGGGAGAACATGTCGCCCGACGGCGGCGGCGAACCCAGCGGCGAGCTCGCCGACGCGCTGGACGAGCACTTCGGCGGCTTCGACCAGTTCAAACAGCACTTCTCGGAGGCCGCCAAGGGCGTTGAAGGCTCCGGGTGGGCGTTCCTCGCCTACGACCACGTCGCGGACAAGCCCATCGTGACGATGGCCGAGAACCACCAGAACCAGACGCCACAGGGTGTGACGCCGCTTTTGGTGCTCGACGTCTGGGAGCACGCCTACTACCTGCAGTACGAGAACGGCCGCGGCGACTACGTCGACAACTTCTGGGACGTCATCAACTGGGACGATGTCGCCG
This genomic stretch from Haloprofundus salilacus harbors:
- a CDS encoding superoxide dismutase, whose translation is MATYELPDLPYDYDALEPSIDARIMELHHDKHHQGYVDGANAALDKLEQMRENGDYGDIKGVERNLAFNLSGHVNHTVFWENMSPDGGGEPSGELADALDEHFGGFDQFKQHFSEAAKGVEGSGWAFLAYDHVADKPIVTMAENHQNQTPQGVTPLLVLDVWEHAYYLQYENGRGDYVDNFWDVINWDDVAERYEQAQNADLLGQHTH